The genomic stretch AGTACCTGAAGAATAGGACCTGCATAATACAGAACACTAGGCTGACCTGTTATCTATTGTGATAAGGTGTGGTATCAGACAAACAGAAGAAAGAACTCTCCATATTTCCTTCAGGATAACATGAATAAAGTGGAAGTATCCAAACAGAATTATGATATAAATTATAATGATGAAATAACTCATTGCGCTGAAATGGAACAACCTGTTGAAATAATACTAGCCCCCCACCGATTATGAACGCTTTCAGATTGGGACCCTGAAACACCTCTAAGAAATTCGCCTCGGATTCTTGATCTTCATACGCTGACTTCAATGAGACGATGCTCTCTTCTATCTGTTTCTCAGATTCTTTGTCACCGGGTGGTCGGCCTCTTAATTTGCTAAGGGAAACAATTGCCTTCTCCTTTAAATCTTGAAAAGAACCTTTTCCTTGTACTGCTTTGAGAAGCAACCATCGAGGAGAGGCGGGGAGAGTCCACATTCCGAGCCCCATTAACACAGCAAGCGGAGCACTAAATCCATACATGAATCGCCATCCACCAACTGTAGTAATCTGAAAGCTTCCCACAAAATAACCCAACTGCGTGATAGTTCAGTCACCGGCTCAGTAAACTCTTCGGTTGATAAGAGATACGTAAAAGGAAATTATATAACGTACCAGAATACCCAAGACAATGAAGAGTTCTTTTAATGATACTAGAGTCCCGCGGATTTGAGATGGACATGTTTCTGCAATGTATAAAGGAGCTCCATGCATGGCCTGTAATTCATTTCGCCCGTAAGATTGTGCCGAAGTAAtcaacattaccaacaaaaaaCATGTTATGGTTTAAATTAGCCTACCAGACCTATACCAAGTCCATAAATCAGCCTTCCTGCTAAGAGAACACCAAGTTCCGGTGCAGTGGCAGTGATTGCACTGCCAAGTAGATACAACAAGGCCGCGCCGATTAGCTGTCGCTTCCTCCCTAGTATTTTTAGCAAATTAAATCCTTAAAAAAATCTAAAGAAGTTCAGTTTCTGCTTTTTTGGATAAAATGTAAGTAATCAAAGCATTTACCAATGAAATCAGCAATTGCAAAAGCAAGAAGTGAGCCAAGAAGAGCCCCATATAGGGAACCACTGACCTATGTTTGACATTACGAGTTAGATTCTAAAAGTGTAAAGATGATCATAACTTATCCATAAATTGCAAGCAAGAAGTTTTCCAGGTACGATACAGAAATCATACCACAAGACCAAGCTGAACGGAAGAAAGATTGGACCAAGCGATACCGCTAAGCTCCGGTGACTGAAATCAAATCAATCATATGAAAACCATTAACTTATACTTATGACAGACACTGATTGACAAATTATTACCTGCAGCGAAATCGTAGCACCGGACGTGGCACCAATATCATAACCAAATAACAAGCCACCCAATGCAGGGAACACAAACCTAAATTTTGAAACAACATACAAAATTAACTGCTACACATAGGCCTAAAGCTTGTTACTAAGAGCAAGTAGTAAAGCATCACATACTTTGACACATCTATTACAGTTTTTCACATTATTCTACACCTCTCTTATTCAATCAATGCCTtagaaagaaagaaaagtgaCAGAAACGTACGGAAGAATCACAGAAGACCAAGAAAATTCCTCTTGGTAAGTTTCATCAGAAGCAACCGACTCAGAATTGCTCCCAGCAGAATACTCCTTCTGCGCTCGAACCTGCCCAGAAGATGAAAAGAGCAAATTAGACTAAAAAGCTTAAAACTTTGATGAATTTTCAAGTTTCTGGGCACTTACATGGAATTTGCGGTTATGAATAGAGTGAGAGGTGAGAAGTGGAAAACAGACACGTGTTGGCGAGGAATGATGGTTAATGGAAGAAGAAAGGAAGCGCGGAGAAGAAAACGGAGGTTTTGACTTTGTTATTATTCTTTGATGGTGAAGTGGTTTGAAATTGAAGAGAGTAGTTGAT from Lathyrus oleraceus cultivar Zhongwan6 chromosome 7, CAAS_Psat_ZW6_1.0, whole genome shotgun sequence encodes the following:
- the LOC127101030 gene encoding D-xylose-proton symporter-like 3, chloroplastic, encoding MASSTTLFNFKPLHHQRIITKSKPPFSSPRFLSSSINHHSSPTRVCFPLLTSHSIHNRKFHVRAQKEYSAGSNSESVASDETYQEEFSWSSVILPFVFPALGGLLFGYDIGATSGATISLQSPELSGIAWSNLSSVQLGLVVSGSLYGALLGSLLAFAIADFIGRKRQLIGAALLYLLGSAITATAPELGVLLAGRLIYGLGIGLAMHGAPLYIAETCPSQIRGTLVSLKELFIVLGILLGYFVGSFQITTVGGWRFMYGFSAPLAVLMGLGMWTLPASPRWLLLKAVQGKGSFQDLKEKAIVSLSKLRGRPPGDKESEKQIEESIVSLKSAYEDQESEANFLEVFQGPNLKAFIIGGGLVLFQQITGQPSVLYYAGPILQSAGFSAAADAAKVSVVIGLFKLVMTSVAVLKVDDLGRRPLLIGGVSGIALSLVLLSAYYKFLGGLPIVAVAALLLYVGCYQISFGPISWLMVSEIFPLRTRGRGISMAVLTNFAANAVVTFAFSPLKEYLGADNLFLLFAAIALVSLVFIVTSVPETKGLSLEDIESKILK